The Acidimicrobiales bacterium genome window below encodes:
- a CDS encoding glutamine synthetase family protein → MQSQQEYVLRTVEERGIRFIQLWFTDVLGTPKSFNITPAELENALDEGMTFDGSAVDGFSRVQESDVLARPDLNTFQILPWREGDLAVARVFCDVLNLDGTPFEGCPRHVLRRTLEKARHKGYSFYAAPELEYFYFASARPDGVPQPLDTGSYFELTVADLAGDLRKRTVLTLEEMGIPVEYAQHEDAPSQHEIDLRHTDALTMADTVMTARLVVKEIAQERGVHATFMPKPMEGVQGSGMHTHFSLFEGDVNAFHDPGDPHNLSKAAQGFIAGLLRHAPAITAITNQWVNSYKRLVAGYEAPVYVSWARNNRSALVRVPFAKRGKPESTRIEYRSPDPACNPYLAFAVVLAAGLDGIDEGYDLPPEAATNLYAMSPAELAAEGIGPLPGSLADALNLMESSELVAETLGEHVFEWFIRNKRAEWADYKAHVSRFELDRYLPRL, encoded by the coding sequence GTGCAGAGTCAGCAGGAGTACGTGCTGAGAACGGTGGAGGAGCGGGGCATCCGCTTCATTCAGCTCTGGTTCACCGACGTTCTCGGGACTCCCAAGAGCTTCAACATCACCCCGGCCGAGCTGGAGAACGCCCTCGACGAGGGCATGACCTTCGACGGCTCGGCGGTGGACGGCTTCAGCCGGGTGCAGGAGAGCGACGTCCTGGCCCGCCCCGACCTCAACACCTTCCAGATCCTCCCGTGGCGCGAGGGGGACCTGGCGGTGGCCCGCGTGTTCTGCGACGTGCTCAACCTCGACGGCACACCGTTCGAGGGCTGCCCCCGCCACGTGCTGCGCCGCACCCTGGAGAAGGCGCGCCACAAGGGCTACTCGTTCTACGCCGCCCCGGAGCTGGAGTACTTCTACTTCGCCTCGGCCCGACCGGACGGAGTGCCCCAGCCCCTGGACACCGGCTCCTACTTCGAGCTGACCGTGGCCGACCTGGCCGGGGACCTGCGCAAGCGCACCGTGCTCACCCTGGAGGAGATGGGCATCCCCGTCGAGTACGCCCAGCACGAGGACGCCCCGTCCCAGCACGAGATCGACCTGCGCCACACCGACGCCCTGACGATGGCGGACACGGTCATGACGGCGCGGCTGGTGGTCAAGGAGATCGCCCAGGAGCGCGGCGTGCACGCCACGTTCATGCCCAAGCCGATGGAGGGCGTCCAGGGCTCGGGCATGCACACCCACTTCTCCCTGTTCGAGGGGGACGTCAACGCCTTCCACGACCCCGGTGACCCGCACAACCTGTCGAAGGCGGCGCAGGGGTTCATCGCCGGCCTGTTGCGTCACGCCCCCGCCATCACCGCCATCACCAACCAGTGGGTGAACTCCTACAAGCGGCTGGTCGCGGGCTACGAGGCGCCGGTATACGTGTCGTGGGCGCGCAACAACCGCTCGGCGCTGGTGCGGGTGCCGTTCGCCAAGCGGGGAAAGCCCGAGTCGACGCGCATCGAGTACCGCTCGCCGGACCCGGCCTGCAATCCCTACCTGGCGTTCGCCGTGGTGCTGGCGGCCGGGCTCGACGGTATCGACGAGGGCTACGACCTGCCCCCCGAGGCCGCCACCAACCTCTACGCCATGAGCCCCGCCGAGCTGGCGGCGGAGGGCATCGGACCGCTCCCCGGCAGCCTGGCCGACGCCTTGAACCTGATGGAGAGCTCGGAGCTGGTGGCCGAGACCCTCGGGGAGCACGTCTTCGAGTGGTTCATCCGCAACAAGCGCGCCGAGTGGGCCGACTACAAGGCCCACGTGAGCCGCTTCGAGCTCGACCGCTACCTCCCCCGGCTGTAG
- a CDS encoding response regulator transcription factor, with the protein MEPLLVFPDPPPADLVLVLDRAGYPWKAVNETSARNEPDDGWAGAIVCDWESGGGEEAFALCRALRKRDVPLEPLLLVVDPARLENLELREDLFDDFICAPLRAEEVEARLKHLFWRTGRGLRPELVEYGPLVLNLETYQASVGGRALDLTYMEYELLRFLATHPGRVFTRETLLSRVWGYEYYGGARTVDVHVRRLRAKLGEENAALISTVRSVGYRFGQPRWPA; encoded by the coding sequence ATGGAGCCGCTCCTCGTCTTCCCCGACCCGCCGCCGGCCGACCTCGTGCTGGTTCTCGACCGGGCCGGCTACCCGTGGAAGGCGGTGAACGAGACCTCGGCCCGCAACGAGCCCGACGACGGGTGGGCGGGCGCCATCGTGTGCGACTGGGAGAGCGGGGGCGGGGAGGAGGCCTTTGCCCTGTGCCGGGCGCTGCGCAAGCGCGACGTGCCCCTCGAGCCCTTGCTGCTGGTCGTCGACCCCGCCCGGCTGGAGAACCTGGAGCTGCGCGAGGACCTGTTCGACGACTTCATCTGCGCCCCGCTGCGGGCCGAGGAGGTCGAGGCGCGCCTCAAGCACCTCTTCTGGCGCACCGGACGCGGCCTGCGCCCCGAGCTGGTCGAGTACGGGCCGCTGGTCCTGAACCTCGAGACGTACCAGGCGTCGGTCGGTGGCCGCGCCCTCGACCTCACCTACATGGAATACGAGCTGTTGCGCTTCCTCGCCACCCACCCGGGGCGCGTGTTCACGCGCGAGACGCTGCTGTCGCGGGTGTGGGGCTACGAGTACTACGGGGGGGCCAGGACCGTCGACGTGCACGTCCGGCGCCTGCGGGCCAAGCTCGGCGAGGAGAACGCCGCTCTCATCTCGACGGTACGCTCCGTCGGCTACCGCTTCGGCCAGCCCCGCTGGCCCGCGTGA